In the Tessaracoccus lacteus genome, CGAGTTCCGTCATGGCGAAGCAGCCTGGCAGCGACACGTCGATCGCCGACGGCAGGAACGTCTCGTGGTGCCACTGCGTGCCGAGGTTGACGATCGCACCGCCGAACAGGCCGTGCTGCACACCGGATTTGATCGTGAGCGAGAGGTCGCCCATGGCCATCATCTCGAAGTTGGCGACGGACTCGGCCGCGTTGCCGCTACCGCCGACCTCGGTGGGGAAGCCCGCCGTCACGAAGTCGCGCCCGGCCAACTCGACGACCTTGGACAGCGTCCAGTCGCGGGCCTCCTCCATGCCGAGCGCGGTGTCGCGGACCACGTCGTCGGCGGTCACCTCGTCGCGCCAGCGCTGCTTCAGGGCATGGAACGGGCCGTCGAGGGAACGGCGGAGGGCCTCACCGGTAGGGGTGGTCGTGGGGGTCTTGGCGTGCATGGGTCAACTCCTTCGTTGAGCGTCGAACGCGGGGATGAACAGTTGGTCGATGTAGGCGACGACGTCCGCGCGCGGGCGTCGGAGGTTGGTGACGATCCACCGGTCGGCGACGGCCCAGATGAAGCCGACGGCGCCGTGCCCCCAGGTGTTGGCCGGCTCCTCATCGAGCCCCTCGCGGCGTAGCCAGGAGCGCATCGCGTCCGAGACCGTGTTGCCGATCCGCGTGGTGATCGAGAGCACGGGATCCTCGGTGGGGGTGTCGCCCGTGGGCCTGGAGGAGACGAAGAAGTAGAGGTTGCGGTCGCGCTCGACGACGCCGAGGTAGGCGTCGGCCAGCCGGGAGACGAGGTCGCGTGGGTCGAGGGCGTCGTCGAAGGGCAGCTTGCGCACGATGTAGTCGCCGACGGACTCCGCGACCGCCTGGTAGAGGCCTGACTTGTCGTGGAAATGCCGGTAGAGCACGGTCTTCGACGTGCCGGCGAACGCGGCGATCTCGTCCATCCCGACGTTGGGGCCGAGTTCCCGGATCGCGCGCACGGCGGCCTCGACGAGTTCGCGGCGCCGCTGGAGGTTGTGCTGCTCCCAGCGCGCGGCGCGCCCGTCGACAGCCTCCTGCCCGGTGTCCTGCGTCGTTGTCATGGAACACAAGGTACCCGAAACTGCGAGTATCTGCTACCGTCGGTCACAGATACGTCTGGAAGGAATCCGATGACTCAACGCAGAGCCGTCATCGTCGGGGGCAACCGCACCCCCTTCGTCAAGGCCGGCGGCGCCTACGCGTCCGCCTCGGCGCAGGACCTGCTCACCGCGGCTCTCGACGGGCTCGTCGCCCGCTTCGGGCTCGCCGGCGAACAGGTCGACGAGGTCGTCGCGGGCGCCGTGCTGAAGCACACCCGCGACTTCAACCTCACCCGCGAGGCCGTGCTCGGGTCGTCGCTGTCGCCCCACACGCCCGCCGTCGACCTCGCGCAGGCGTGCGGCACCGGCCTGGAGGCCGTGGTCTACGCGTCGAACAAGATCCGCCTCGGCCAGGCGGACGTCGCCATCGCCGGCGGCGTCGACTCCGCCTCCGACGCCCCGATCGTCGTTACCGAGCCGCTGCGCCGCGCGCTGCTCAAGCTCAACCGGGCCCGCACGCTGCCCGACAAGCTGAAGGCGCTGTCCCGGATCCGACCGCAGGACCTCGCGCCCGTGCCGCCCGCGGTCGTCGAGCCGCGCACCGGGCTCAGCATGGGGGAGTCGCAGGCTCTCACCACGAAGAAGTGGGGTGTCACGCGCGAGGCGCAGGACGAGCTGTCCGTGGCGTCGCACCACAACCTGGCCGCCGCCTGGAACGCCGGTTTCTTCGACGACTTGGTCACCGGCTACCTCGGCGTCGCCCGCGACGCGCTGCTGCGCCCCGACACCTCCATGGAGGCGCTGGCCAAGCTCAGGCCCGTGTTCGGCAGGGGCGACGGCGCGACCATGACGGCCGGCAACTCCACCGCCCTGACCGACGGCGCCGCCGTCGCGCTGGTCGCGGAGGAGTCCTACGCCCGCGGCCGCGGCTGGCCGGTACTGGCCAGCCTCGTCGACGCGCAGGTCGCGGCCTCCGACTACGTCACGGGCGCCGAGGACCTCCTGCTGGCCCCCGTGCGCGCCATTCCACAGCTGCTGGAGCGCAACTCCCTCACACTCGACGACTTCGACCTCATCGAGATCCACGAGGCCTTCGCCAGCACGGTGCTGGCCACCCTCAAGGCGCTGGAGGAAGGCGGGGTCGGCACCGTCGACCGCGCGAAGCTCAACGTCAACGGCTCGTCGCTCGCCGCGGGTCACCCCTTCGCCGCCACCGGCGGCCGGATCGTCGCCTCGCTCGCGAAGATGCTCGCCGAGCGCGGCCCCGGCTCCAAGGGCCTCATCTCCATCTGTGCTGCCGGCGGCCAGGGCGTCGTCGCGATCCTGGAAGCGGTGTGACATGGACATCCTCGAGACCCTCTACGGCACGCGCGCCGGGAAGTTCGTCGCCAACAAGGCCGGCCTGGCCGACCCGCCCCGGCTGCGCCGCGACCGCGTGCTGCCCACCGGCCCCGTCGTGCTCGGCGAGCTCGACGGTGCGGGCATCGGCCACGCGACGCTCGAGCTGCTCGGCATCACGCCCGGCCAGCCCACGCTGGACCTGCCGGAGAACCGCACGCGAGACGAGAACGGCCGCGAGCAGGCCCCCCGCTACGTGACGAAGCCCGGCGCCATCGTCGTCGACGCCACCGGCGTCCGCGAGATCGTGCAGCTGGAGGGCATCCGTGCGCTGCTGCGGCCCGTCATGCGCGGGCTGGAGCCGTCGGGCCGCGTCATCATCCTCGCCGCCGACGCCTCCGCGGTCGAGGGGCTGGAGGCCAAGGCGGTCGCGCAGGGCATCGACGGCATCAACCGCACCGTCGGCAAGGAGCTGCGAGCCGGCTCGACGTCCAACCTCGTCTTCGTAGGTGACGGCGCCACGGCCGCCGACCTGGCCTCGACGCTCAGCTTCCTGCTCGAGGGGCGCTCGGCGTTCGTGTCCGGCCAGACCTGGCGCGTCGGCCCGCAGAAGGTCGCGCACGACCTCGACGCGAAGCCGTTCGCCGGCCGCGTCGTCGTCGTCACGGGCGCGGCCCGCGGCATCGGCGCGGCGATCGCGCGGGTGTTCGGCCGCGACGGAGCCACCGTCGTCGCCGTGGACATGCCGCAGTCGGGCGACGCGCTCGCGAAGGTCGCCAACGAGCTCGGCGGATCCGCTCTGCAGCTCGACATCACCGCCGCCGACGCCGGCGAACGGATCGCCGCGCACGTCGCGTCCCGCCACGGCACCGAGTCCCGTATCTGGGCCATCGTCCACAACGCGGGCATCACGCGCGACAAGCTGCTCGCCAACCTTGACGAGAAGCGTTGGGCCTCCGTGCTCGACGTCAACCTCGCCGCCGAGATGCGCATCAACGCCTACCTGCTCAGCCACAACGTGCCGGGCGGGCTGGCCGAGGAGGCGCGGATCGTCGGCATCGCGTCGACGTCGGGCGTCGCGGGCAACAAGGGCCAGACCAACTACGCGGCCTCCAAGGCCGGCGTGATGGGGCTCGTGTGGGCCATGCGTGACGAGCTCGCCGACCGGCCCATCACGGTCAACGCGGTCGCGCCCGGTTTCATCGAGACCGAGATGACCGCGGCGATCCCATTCATCTCGCGCGAGATCTTCCGCCGCACCAACTCGCTCAGCCAGGGCGGCAACCCCGTCGACGTGGCCGAGACGCTGGCCTACCTGTGCGGCCCTGCGTCGTCGGGCGTCGACGGGCAGGTCATCCGCGTGTGCGGGCAGAACCTCGTGGGGGCCTGACGTGACGCGCCGCGTGATAGAACTCAAGGAACCGCCCGCCACCGGGCGGCTGCTGGTCAAGGGGCTGGCCGGGGCCATCGGCAAGCGGGGCGGCAGGATCGCCGCGCTGCCGGAGGTCGTCTACCTCCTCGAGGACGCCGGGCAGGACGTCGGCCGCCTGGCGGCCTACGACCACCTGACTGGCTTCGCGCTGGCCGACGCGGTGCCGGCCACCTGGCTGCACGTGCAGACCTTCCCGCTGCAGGCCGCGCTGCTGGCCACCGACGAGTTCCCGTTCCCGCTCGCCGGGCTGGTGCACGTCAGCAACACCATGACGCTGCACCGGCCGGTCGGCGTGGGTGAGCGGCTGCGCATCACGGTGCAGGCCGAGGGTCTCGCGCCGCACGCCAAGGGTGCGACGTTCGACATGGTCTCGCGCATCAAGGTGGGCGACGAGACCGTCTGGGAGGGCTCCTCGAACTACCTCGCCACCGGCGCGAAGGTGCCGGGCGAGGCCCGCGCGGGCCTGCGGCTGGAGGCCACGGCGGCCACGCCGTCGCAGCTGTGGCGGCTGCCGGCCGACCTCGGCCGCCGCTACGCGGCCGTCTCCGGCGACGCCAACCCGATCCACCTCCACCCGGCCACGGCCCGGCTGTTCGGGTTCCCGCGGCCGATCATCCACGGCATGTGGACGCACGCGCGGGCGCTGGCGGCGCTCGGCACGCTGCCGGCCGCGTACACGGCCACCGTGCAGTTCGCCAAGCCGATCCTGCTGCCCGGGAAGGTGTCCTTCGCGGCGGAGCGGACCGGCGGCTGGTCGTTCGCGGTGGTGAACCCGGCCGGCAAGCCGCACCTGATCGGGGAGCTCAGGCCGGCAGGGTCATGATCTCGGCGCCGTCGTCGGTGATGAGGATGGTGTGCTCGCTGTGCGCCGTGCGCGCCCCGGTCGCGCTGCGCAGCGTCCACCCGTCCTCGTCGGTGACGAGCTTGTCGGTGTCGGCCATCACCCACGGCTCCACCGCGATCAGCATGCCCGAGCGCAGCTTGAAGCCGCGGCCCGCGCGCCCGTCGTTGGGGATGTGCGGGTCCTGGTGCATCGTCGAGCCGACGCCATGGCCGCCGAACTCCAGGTTGACCGGGTAGCCGGCGTCCTTGAGGACGGTGCCGATGGCGTGCGCCAGGTCGCCGACCTTGGCGCCCGCCCGTGCCACGGCGATCCCGGCGGCCAGCGCGCGCTGCGTCGCATCGATCATCGCCAGGTCCTCCGGGGCACCGTCGCCGATCGTGAAGCTGATGGCCGAGTCGGCGACGACGCCGTCGAGGGCGACGGCGAGGTCGAGGCTCACCAAATCCCCCTCGGCGAGGCGCTGGTTGCGCGGCTTGCCGTGCAGCACCGCGTCGTTGACCGACGTGCAGATGTAGTGCGCGAAGGGGCCGTCGCCGAAGGACGGGGCGTAGTCGACGTAGCAGGACACGGCCCCGGCGGCCTCGATCATCTCGCGGGTCCACCGGTCGATCTCCAGCAGATTCGTGCCGACCTTCGCGCGGGACTTCATGGTCTGCAGGATGTCGGCCACCAGCGCCCCGGCGGCGCGGGCGCGCGGGAAGTGGGTGGGGCTGAGGATCTCGATCATGGGTGCGACCTTGCTGTGTGGTTCCGCTGGAGTTGTCAACGCCAGGGTAGTGCGGCGCTGGCGCCGGACGGCCCCGGCACCGTGACGACGGCCGGGGCGGGTTCATTTAGACTCGGCCCCATGAGCGTGCCGAACGTCCTTGCCACCCGCTACGCCTCCCCCCAGATGCAGGGCATCTGGTCGCCGGAGGCCAAGATCGTCTCGGAGCGGAAGCTCTGGCTCTCGGTGCTGCGGGCGCAGCGCGACCTGGGCGTCGACTTCGGCGGGGCTGACCCCGACCAGGTGATCGCCGCCTACGAGGCTGTCATCGACCGCGTGGACCTCGACTCCATCAACGCCCGCGAGCGCGTCACGCGTCACGATGTGAAGGCCCGCATCGAGGAGTTCAACGCGCTGGCCGGTTACGAGCACATCCACAAGGGCATGACCTCGCGCGACCTGACCGAGAACATCGAGCAGCTGCAGGTGCTTCACTCGCTGCGGCTGGTTCGCGGCCGCGTCGTCGCGGCTCTCGCGCAGCTCGCCCGCCTGGCCACGCAATACGCCGACCAGCCCCTGACCGGCCGCTCGCACAACGTCGCCGCGCAGCTCACGACGCTCGGCAAGCGCTTTGCGACCGTTGCCGACGAGCTGCTCGTCGCGCTGGAGCGCCTCGACAACCTGATCGGCCGCTACCCGGCGCGCGGCATCAAGGGCCCCGTCGGAACGGCGCAGGACATGCTCGACCTGCTGGGAGGGAACGCGGACAAGCTCGCCGAACTGGAGCGGCGCATCGCGACCGAGCTGGGCTTCGCGCAGGTGCTGACCTCCACCGGGCAGGTCTACCCGCGGTCCCTCGACTTCGACGCGCTGACCTGCCTCGCGCAGGTCGCCGCGGCGCCGAGCAACCTCGCCACCACCATCCGCCTGATGGCGGGCATCGAGCTCGTCACCGAGGGGTTCAAGGAGGGGCAGGTCGGCTCGTCGGCCATGCCGCACAAGATGAACACCCGCTCGTGCGAGCGCGTCAACGGCCTTGCCGTCGTGCTGCGCGGCTACGTGTCGATGGTGGGCGAGCTGGCCGGCGACCAGTGGAACGAGGGCGACGTGTCCTGCTCCGTCGTGCGCCGCATCGCGCTGCCCGATGCGTTCTTCGCGCTCGACGGCCTGTTCGAGACGTTCCTGACCGTGCTGGCCGACTTCGGCGCCTTCCCGGCCGTGATCGAGGCCGAGCTGGAGCGCTACATGCCGTTCCTCACCACCACCAAGGTGCTGATGGCCGCCGTCCGCAAGGGTGTCGGCCGCGAGGAGGCCCACGAGGCCATCAAGGAGCACGCCGTCGCCGTGGCCCTCGACCTCCGCAAGGGGGCGCGCGTCAACGACCTGCTCGACCGGCTCGCGGCCGACGACCGGCTGAAGCTGACGCGCGACGAGCTGGCGCATCTGGTCAGCTCCCCGCTCGAGCTGGCCGGCACCGCGCAGGCCCAGGTCGCCCGTCTGGCGGACCGCATCGCCGGGATCGTCGCGGAGAACCCGGATGCCGCCGCGTACCGGCCGGGAGTGGTTCTCTGACCGCATAGCCGGACCCGTCGGCGCGCCCGGTCGGCGGCTGCGTTAGCGTGTCGGCATGCAGGTCGGAGTACCCACGGAGGCCACCCCGGGCGAGAACCGCGTCGCGGCCACACCTCGCACCGTTTCCCAACTCATCAAGCTCGGCTACGACGTCGTCGTCGCCTCCGGCGCAGGGGCGAGATCGTCCCTCCCGGATGCGCACTACGTCGAGGCAGGAGCTCGCATCGTCACCGAGGGCGAGGCCCTCGGCAGCGACGTCGTCCTCCTCGTCAACGCACCCGACGAGGAACAGCTCGAGCAGCTGCGGCCGAAAGCGGCCGTGTTCGGCTTCTTC is a window encoding:
- a CDS encoding TetR/AcrR family transcriptional regulator, with amino-acid sequence MTTTQDTGQEAVDGRAARWEQHNLQRRRELVEAAVRAIRELGPNVGMDEIAAFAGTSKTVLYRHFHDKSGLYQAVAESVGDYIVRKLPFDDALDPRDLVSRLADAYLGVVERDRNLYFFVSSRPTGDTPTEDPVLSITTRIGNTVSDAMRSWLRREGLDEEPANTWGHGAVGFIWAVADRWIVTNLRRPRADVVAYIDQLFIPAFDAQRRS
- a CDS encoding acetyl-CoA C-acetyltransferase; protein product: MTQRRAVIVGGNRTPFVKAGGAYASASAQDLLTAALDGLVARFGLAGEQVDEVVAGAVLKHTRDFNLTREAVLGSSLSPHTPAVDLAQACGTGLEAVVYASNKIRLGQADVAIAGGVDSASDAPIVVTEPLRRALLKLNRARTLPDKLKALSRIRPQDLAPVPPAVVEPRTGLSMGESQALTTKKWGVTREAQDELSVASHHNLAAAWNAGFFDDLVTGYLGVARDALLRPDTSMEALAKLRPVFGRGDGATMTAGNSTALTDGAAVALVAEESYARGRGWPVLASLVDAQVAASDYVTGAEDLLLAPVRAIPQLLERNSLTLDDFDLIEIHEAFASTVLATLKALEEGGVGTVDRAKLNVNGSSLAAGHPFAATGGRIVASLAKMLAERGPGSKGLISICAAGGQGVVAILEAV
- a CDS encoding 3-oxoacyl-ACP reductase, giving the protein MDILETLYGTRAGKFVANKAGLADPPRLRRDRVLPTGPVVLGELDGAGIGHATLELLGITPGQPTLDLPENRTRDENGREQAPRYVTKPGAIVVDATGVREIVQLEGIRALLRPVMRGLEPSGRVIILAADASAVEGLEAKAVAQGIDGINRTVGKELRAGSTSNLVFVGDGATAADLASTLSFLLEGRSAFVSGQTWRVGPQKVAHDLDAKPFAGRVVVVTGAARGIGAAIARVFGRDGATVVAVDMPQSGDALAKVANELGGSALQLDITAADAGERIAAHVASRHGTESRIWAIVHNAGITRDKLLANLDEKRWASVLDVNLAAEMRINAYLLSHNVPGGLAEEARIVGIASTSGVAGNKGQTNYAASKAGVMGLVWAMRDELADRPITVNAVAPGFIETEMTAAIPFISREIFRRTNSLSQGGNPVDVAETLAYLCGPASSGVDGQVIRVCGQNLVGA
- a CDS encoding MaoC family dehydratase; translation: MTRRVIELKEPPATGRLLVKGLAGAIGKRGGRIAALPEVVYLLEDAGQDVGRLAAYDHLTGFALADAVPATWLHVQTFPLQAALLATDEFPFPLAGLVHVSNTMTLHRPVGVGERLRITVQAEGLAPHAKGATFDMVSRIKVGDETVWEGSSNYLATGAKVPGEARAGLRLEATAATPSQLWRLPADLGRRYAAVSGDANPIHLHPATARLFGFPRPIIHGMWTHARALAALGTLPAAYTATVQFAKPILLPGKVSFAAERTGGWSFAVVNPAGKPHLIGELRPAGS
- the map gene encoding type I methionyl aminopeptidase, with the translated sequence MIEILSPTHFPRARAAGALVADILQTMKSRAKVGTNLLEIDRWTREMIEAAGAVSCYVDYAPSFGDGPFAHYICTSVNDAVLHGKPRNQRLAEGDLVSLDLAVALDGVVADSAISFTIGDGAPEDLAMIDATQRALAAGIAVARAGAKVGDLAHAIGTVLKDAGYPVNLEFGGHGVGSTMHQDPHIPNDGRAGRGFKLRSGMLIAVEPWVMADTDKLVTDEDGWTLRSATGARTAHSEHTILITDDGAEIMTLPA
- the purB gene encoding adenylosuccinate lyase, yielding MSVPNVLATRYASPQMQGIWSPEAKIVSERKLWLSVLRAQRDLGVDFGGADPDQVIAAYEAVIDRVDLDSINARERVTRHDVKARIEEFNALAGYEHIHKGMTSRDLTENIEQLQVLHSLRLVRGRVVAALAQLARLATQYADQPLTGRSHNVAAQLTTLGKRFATVADELLVALERLDNLIGRYPARGIKGPVGTAQDMLDLLGGNADKLAELERRIATELGFAQVLTSTGQVYPRSLDFDALTCLAQVAAAPSNLATTIRLMAGIELVTEGFKEGQVGSSAMPHKMNTRSCERVNGLAVVLRGYVSMVGELAGDQWNEGDVSCSVVRRIALPDAFFALDGLFETFLTVLADFGAFPAVIEAELERYMPFLTTTKVLMAAVRKGVGREEAHEAIKEHAVAVALDLRKGARVNDLLDRLAADDRLKLTRDELAHLVSSPLELAGTAQAQVARLADRIAGIVAENPDAAAYRPGVVL